In Deferribacter desulfuricans SSM1, the following are encoded in one genomic region:
- a CDS encoding MlaD family protein, with protein sequence MAEKRFKNLELKVGLFIFISLLIAVFIVVFLAVQKNIFTKKVRVKVIAASGDGLVKGMPVLYSGFQIAKVDDLYLRDDGKVEVKIKIPIKYAKWIKRDSIVKLSSKNFIGSSVLVFSSGTKESIKDGDVFNLKRDRGVEEIISEVKPILNDVKLIVKNLKILSDEMVSIMPDVKRLSKGLGDIGDDLHNKKGSIGVLSRSDYLVNKINYLTANFDKLSKKVDNILIKVEKRVDESKETITLTNKLLSKSNRLVLDIDKKVNDTDELIFESTKLVKNFRLMSDNLSNYLDEIDYLLLNANMLLLNMQSRWPFKPPAKKYEYNRLKLP encoded by the coding sequence ATGGCTGAAAAACGGTTTAAAAACTTAGAGTTAAAGGTTGGATTATTTATTTTTATCTCATTGCTTATTGCTGTTTTTATAGTGGTATTTTTAGCTGTTCAAAAAAATATTTTTACGAAAAAAGTTAGAGTCAAGGTTATTGCAGCAAGTGGGGATGGTTTGGTTAAAGGGATGCCAGTTTTATATTCAGGGTTTCAGATTGCAAAGGTTGATGATCTATATTTGAGGGATGATGGTAAAGTTGAAGTTAAGATAAAAATACCTATAAAATATGCTAAATGGATAAAGAGAGATTCTATTGTCAAACTTAGTTCAAAGAATTTTATAGGCTCATCTGTTCTTGTCTTTTCAAGTGGGACTAAAGAATCTATAAAAGATGGCGATGTTTTTAATTTAAAAAGGGACAGAGGGGTGGAAGAGATAATTAGTGAGGTTAAACCGATTTTAAATGATGTCAAATTGATTGTTAAAAATCTGAAAATATTGAGCGATGAAATGGTTTCTATTATGCCTGATGTTAAAAGGTTATCAAAGGGGCTTGGTGATATTGGGGATGATTTACATAATAAAAAAGGGAGTATAGGAGTTTTGAGCCGTAGTGATTATCTTGTCAACAAAATTAATTATTTAACCGCAAATTTTGATAAATTGAGTAAAAAGGTTGATAATATTTTAATCAAAGTGGAAAAACGCGTAGATGAATCAAAAGAGACAATAACACTTACTAATAAGCTATTGAGCAAAAGTAATCGATTAGTACTTGATATAGATAAAAAAGTTAATGATACTGATGAGTTAATTTTTGAAAGTACTAAATTGGTCAAAAACTTTAGATTAATGAGTGATAATTTGTCAAACTATCTTGATGAGATTGATTATTTATTGTTAAATGCAAATATGCTCCTTTTGAATATGCAAAGTAGATGGCCTTTTAAACCACCAGCTAAAAAATATGAATATAATAGGTTAAAATTGCCATGA
- a CDS encoding tetratricopeptide repeat protein, producing the protein MKKYLILLLFLILLISCKKEKELVQDNATKNLPINPVVEIKKENISKGNKLFLNGNYEEALKYYEKGVKENKSVAYYNIGVSYFLLGNLAESEKYFKLAIKDDPQFKEAYINLVAVLVNEGKADEAEKYIKIIEKYDDLKTYINLANLYLLKGSTAKSYYYFQKALDKGKDNDFVKSSFGSFLISVNNIDQGIKYLLEIKNKGYDEYFNLAKAFYYKKDYKQSINFIKKAIEIKKTEKALKLLADNYNAINDYILEASILSELIELKNRPEYRYRFSLALFKSGDFSKAKEVINSLINQYPFEGKYYKLKYDILINEQKYVEAKNVLAKAYKRINSSFFKYLYVKHLLLYFNDYKSAEKLIKRAKATNDYDYLAYAVYYAKVKQFDKMISALSKINKKDSEYYFLYSYYFIVKGDYKTALKYIDKMSVYENRYYIYKFVSLWNIADLDGLIRLSKLRIDYLKYNRQKPDISFKIKANVYDIGFLYRYDDNFEDVLRLFLVPLIIDPNESVEFLVLGYKLLQDKENIKAINELKKSANFNEGIYYNNKGVKAYLNFKFYDAIKNFKLAAKLLKNNPIINYNLGLSYLSLGDLKRAYSYFDSALLNNKFILYAYLGKAVIFHLEGKMSRISTQYDLVLNNYDISKDKLEYPQIFKYAKYLAEIGLGKYDEVIFEVANSNHDFLYETFMGKLAQFFKERDKTFDVDKFKNIYNFVCFNDLLNNNLSFTGNRVCDHYKAYKRVKSDDVNFSPNFKKDKYEIAQNTMYFVALNKLKDAFKNLQVLSRKDFRYPRLYEISFYYFLLIRDFINAEASYTTLEKLKHSNLYTQYYRMLYFLLNYNEKRLVKEINKFIKDYPVDYKGLMVDALFSFKNNNLKKILDDLISIKSITPDAEQRWSLEILLNDL; encoded by the coding sequence ATGAAAAAATATTTAATATTATTGCTGTTTCTTATATTGCTGATTTCTTGTAAAAAAGAAAAAGAGCTTGTTCAAGATAATGCAACAAAAAATCTTCCAATAAATCCTGTCGTTGAGATAAAGAAAGAGAATATTTCTAAAGGTAATAAGTTATTTCTAAATGGAAATTATGAAGAGGCTTTAAAATACTATGAAAAAGGGGTGAAAGAGAATAAGTCTGTGGCATATTATAATATAGGCGTAAGTTACTTTTTATTGGGCAATTTAGCAGAGAGTGAAAAGTATTTTAAATTGGCTATAAAAGATGATCCTCAATTTAAAGAGGCGTACATAAACTTAGTGGCAGTTTTAGTAAACGAAGGTAAAGCGGATGAAGCAGAAAAATACATAAAGATAATTGAAAAATATGATGACTTAAAAACATATATCAATTTGGCAAACTTATATTTGTTAAAGGGGAGCACAGCAAAATCTTATTACTATTTTCAAAAGGCTCTTGATAAGGGTAAGGATAACGATTTTGTAAAATCAAGTTTTGGCAGTTTTCTAATAAGTGTAAATAATATTGATCAGGGGATAAAATATCTTTTAGAGATAAAAAATAAAGGGTATGATGAATATTTTAATTTGGCTAAAGCTTTTTATTATAAAAAAGATTATAAACAGTCCATTAATTTTATTAAAAAGGCCATTGAAATTAAAAAAACTGAAAAAGCACTTAAGCTTTTGGCAGACAACTACAATGCTATCAATGATTATATCTTAGAAGCATCAATACTATCTGAATTAATAGAGTTGAAAAACAGGCCAGAATACAGGTATCGTTTTTCTTTAGCGCTTTTTAAAAGTGGAGACTTTTCAAAAGCAAAAGAGGTTATCAACTCCTTAATAAATCAATACCCTTTTGAGGGGAAATATTATAAACTAAAGTATGATATATTGATAAATGAACAAAAGTATGTTGAAGCTAAAAATGTATTGGCCAAAGCGTATAAAAGGATAAATTCTTCTTTTTTTAAGTATCTGTATGTAAAACATCTGTTACTTTATTTCAACGATTATAAGTCTGCAGAAAAATTGATTAAAAGAGCTAAAGCAACAAACGATTATGATTATTTAGCTTATGCGGTTTATTATGCCAAAGTAAAACAGTTTGACAAAATGATTTCTGCTTTATCAAAGATAAACAAGAAAGATAGTGAATATTACTTTTTGTATAGTTACTATTTCATTGTAAAAGGGGACTATAAAACTGCATTGAAATATATAGATAAAATGAGCGTATATGAAAACAGATACTATATTTATAAATTTGTATCATTATGGAATATAGCTGATTTAGATGGGTTGATTAGACTTTCTAAATTAAGAATAGATTATTTAAAATACAACAGGCAGAAACCTGATATAAGTTTTAAAATAAAAGCAAATGTTTATGATATCGGTTTTTTATATCGTTATGATGATAATTTTGAAGATGTTCTTAGGCTGTTTCTTGTTCCCTTGATAATTGATCCAAATGAATCGGTGGAGTTTTTAGTACTTGGTTATAAACTGTTACAGGATAAAGAAAATATCAAAGCTATAAATGAGTTAAAAAAGTCTGCAAATTTCAACGAGGGGATTTATTATAATAATAAAGGTGTTAAAGCATATTTAAATTTTAAATTTTATGATGCAATAAAAAACTTTAAACTTGCTGCAAAGTTGTTGAAGAACAATCCAATTATAAATTACAACTTGGGGCTTTCATATTTAAGTCTTGGAGATTTAAAAAGAGCTTATTCATATTTTGATAGCGCACTTTTAAACAATAAGTTTATTTTATATGCTTATTTAGGTAAAGCAGTTATTTTCCATTTAGAAGGTAAAATGTCTAGAATTAGCACTCAATACGATTTAGTTTTGAATAATTATGATATTAGTAAAGACAAATTAGAATATCCGCAAATATTCAAATATGCAAAATATTTGGCTGAGATTGGACTTGGAAAATATGATGAGGTGATTTTTGAAGTTGCAAATTCCAATCACGACTTTTTGTATGAAACATTTATGGGGAAATTAGCACAATTTTTTAAAGAGAGAGATAAAACTTTTGATGTGGATAAATTTAAAAATATCTATAATTTTGTCTGTTTTAATGATTTATTAAACAATAATTTAAGTTTTACAGGTAATAGGGTTTGTGATCATTACAAGGCTTATAAAAGGGTAAAATCTGATGATGTCAATTTTTCTCCAAATTTCAAAAAGGATAAGTACGAGATAGCTCAAAATACAATGTATTTTGTTGCCTTAAATAAATTGAAGGATGCTTTTAAAAATTTGCAAGTTTTATCTAGAAAAGATTTTAGATATCCAAGGCTATATGAGATAAGTTTTTATTACTTTCTTTTGATTAGGGACTTTATTAATGCTGAGGCTTCTTATACAACACTTGAGAAATTGAAACATTCAAACTTATATACGCAATATTACAGAATGCTGTATTTTCTTTTAAACTACAACGAAAAAAGGCTGGTTAAAGAGATAAATAAATTTATAAAGGATTATCCAGTTGATTACAAAGGTCTTATGGTGGATGCACTTTTCTCTTTTAAAAATAATAACTTGAAAAAGATTTTAGATGATTTAATATCTATAAAGAGCATTACACCTGATGCAGAGCAAAGATGGAGCTTGGAGATACTACTAAATGATTTATAG
- a CDS encoding P-II family nitrogen regulator codes for MKKIEAIIKPFKLDDVKEKLSELGVKGLTITEVKGFGRQKGHTELYRGAEYVIDFIPKIKIEVVVPDDIVQNVVEAIVGSAKTGRIGDGKVFILPVDEAVRIRTGETGENAL; via the coding sequence ATGAAGAAAATAGAAGCAATTATTAAACCTTTTAAACTTGATGATGTGAAAGAAAAATTGAGTGAATTGGGTGTTAAAGGTTTAACAATCACAGAGGTTAAGGGGTTTGGTAGGCAAAAGGGGCACACTGAGCTTTATAGAGGTGCTGAGTATGTGATTGATTTCATTCCAAAAATTAAGATAGAAGTTGTAGTTCCTGATGATATTGTTCAAAATGTAGTTGAGGCTATAGTAGGATCAGCAAAGACAGGTAGAATAGGGGATGGTAAGGTTTTTATCTTACCTGTTGATGAAGCAGTTCGTATAAGAACTGGCGAAACTGGAGAAAATGCACTTTAA
- a CDS encoding zinc ribbon domain-containing protein: protein MLNELVELIHLQKIDNRIAEIETALANVPTYLKESMEHFETLEKKYNEAKAEYEANVAEKETVEKSYNENKALLDKAQKKLSTVKNSKEYEAVLKELDILKKNVNDEELKLLDLNEKIENYEKNIEEMTSKYNEAKQKLEEDKKRRDEENKELVEELEKLKAEREEQVKKIKKSTLSKYERIRKARNNLAIVRIIDETCTGCYMKVPPQLFVEVKKNVHIQQCPNCQRFLYYKEDEQEEN from the coding sequence ATGCTTAATGAATTAGTTGAATTGATCCACCTACAAAAAATTGATAACAGAATAGCTGAGATAGAAACTGCTTTGGCTAATGTCCCAACTTACTTAAAAGAGAGTATGGAGCATTTTGAGACTTTAGAAAAAAAATATAATGAAGCTAAAGCAGAATATGAAGCTAATGTAGCTGAAAAAGAAACTGTTGAAAAAAGCTACAATGAAAACAAGGCACTTTTGGATAAAGCTCAAAAGAAATTATCTACAGTTAAAAATAGCAAAGAGTATGAAGCTGTTTTAAAAGAACTGGATATATTAAAAAAGAATGTTAATGATGAAGAATTAAAGTTGCTAGACCTTAATGAAAAAATAGAAAATTATGAAAAAAATATTGAGGAAATGACCTCAAAGTATAATGAAGCCAAGCAGAAGTTAGAAGAGGATAAAAAACGTAGAGATGAAGAGAATAAAGAGTTGGTTGAGGAGCTGGAAAAGTTAAAAGCAGAAAGAGAAGAACAGGTTAAAAAAATTAAAAAATCTACTCTTTCAAAATATGAAAGAATCAGAAAAGCAAGAAATAATCTTGCAATAGTGAGAATAATAGATGAAACATGTACAGGTTGTTATATGAAGGTTCCACCTCAGCTTTTTGTTGAAGTTAAAAAGAATGTTCATATACAGCAATGTCCAAATTGTCAGAGATTTCTTTACTACAAAGAAGATGAACAAGAAGAAAATTAA
- a CDS encoding ribonuclease HI family protein: MNKKKIKIFTDGACSGNPGPAGIGFVIYDEDDNVIKECSEYLGEATNNIAEYTALIKALESIKDKKHYKLIIYSDSELLVKQIKGVYKVKNKNLKKLYDKVLELIQGVDFELIHIPREDNSYADKLAKKAIEDGYKSTTFK, from the coding sequence ATGAACAAGAAGAAAATTAAGATTTTTACCGATGGAGCTTGTAGTGGTAACCCTGGTCCTGCAGGTATAGGTTTTGTGATTTATGATGAGGATGATAATGTAATAAAAGAGTGTTCTGAGTATTTGGGAGAGGCAACAAACAATATTGCAGAATATACAGCATTAATCAAAGCTTTGGAGTCAATAAAAGATAAAAAGCATTATAAGTTAATTATTTATTCTGATTCAGAGCTTCTTGTTAAGCAGATTAAAGGGGTTTATAAGGTAAAAAACAAAAATTTGAAAAAGCTTTATGATAAGGTTTTAGAACTAATACAAGGTGTAGACTTTGAGCTTATTCATATACCAAGAGAAGATAATAGTTATGCTGATAAATTAGCTAAAAAGGCAATAGAAGATGGTTATAAAAGTACTACTTTTAAGTAG
- a CDS encoding ABC transporter permease — translation MKNFIESLGSYVVGFFLFLQNYIIFSLQILKSLFKFNLFNKAIFSVYLRQVYFTGVQILPIYIFISLIFGIALVGILSKLLIDLGIYNELGKLLVLLIVRELGPLVTVILLSLRSSTAVGAEISVMKLSGEIETLTFFEIDPLIYLFLPRVLAGLTCMVSLSIFFSFVSITGGYLLISFKLGITFDYLMKLIFDYISISDIAAFFYKTIMFGFFLMSIPIFSALSVKKANTEIPISLLKGMMRLFFAIVFVELTGAII, via the coding sequence ATGAAAAACTTCATTGAAAGTCTTGGCTCCTATGTTGTGGGATTTTTTTTATTTTTGCAAAATTATATTATTTTTTCTTTACAGATACTTAAGTCTTTATTCAAGTTTAATCTGTTTAATAAGGCTATTTTTTCTGTATATTTGAGACAGGTTTATTTTACAGGGGTTCAGATTTTACCTATATATATTTTTATATCATTGATTTTTGGTATAGCTCTTGTTGGGATATTGTCAAAATTATTAATAGATCTTGGTATTTATAATGAACTTGGTAAGTTGTTAGTTTTACTCATAGTAAGGGAGCTTGGACCGCTTGTTACAGTTATTTTACTTTCTTTGAGATCATCAACAGCTGTGGGAGCTGAAATTAGCGTAATGAAATTGAGTGGTGAGATTGAAACTTTGACATTTTTTGAGATAGATCCGTTAATATATCTTTTTTTACCTCGTGTGCTTGCTGGCCTTACCTGTATGGTTTCTCTATCTATCTTTTTCTCTTTTGTATCAATTACGGGTGGTTATTTATTAATCAGTTTTAAACTTGGTATTACATTTGATTATTTAATGAAGTTGATTTTTGATTATATTTCAATTTCAGATATAGCAGCTTTTTTTTACAAGACAATTATGTTTGGTTTCTTTTTGATGAGTATCCCTATCTTTAGTGCACTATCAGTTAAAAAGGCAAACACAGAGATCCCTATTTCACTCTTAAAAGGGATGATGCGTCTATTTTTTGCGATTGTTTTTGTTGAGTTAACGGGAGCTATAATATGA
- a CDS encoding Nif3-like dinuclear metal center hexameric protein gives MEIKTKDIIRFIENDFTSLNRQYEWDSNGIQIFAHDKKISKIVFTLEPTKDAIEFAIKEGCELMITHHPLFFRPLKYLDFSTPIGEKIIKCVKHGINLLSYHTVLDRADYSLNDYLAELIGARVISGFTDFGREEYYKLVVYVPRGYENKIIDAIDNAGGSKIGNYSKCTFYTDGVGTFLPEEGTHPFIGKIGRLEEANEYRLESIVKKKYLNSVINAVLSVHPYEEVAYDVYKLEIGDQFSLGRVCTFDKKVVFYDFLSILADKLGIKNIKHNNPGDDFAFEKFAVVTGSGASLWKDCKIQNIKVLLTSDMKYHDAVDAYENGVYIIDIGHYESESIFMNYLSSLIAKKFNVKTIVYKNKVKINHWRQNNA, from the coding sequence ATGGAGATAAAAACTAAAGATATCATAAGATTCATCGAAAACGATTTCACTTCTTTAAACAGACAATATGAATGGGATTCCAACGGTATTCAAATATTTGCTCATGATAAGAAGATTTCGAAAATTGTTTTTACATTAGAACCTACCAAAGATGCCATTGAATTTGCAATAAAAGAGGGGTGTGAGTTGATGATAACTCATCACCCCCTTTTTTTTCGTCCACTAAAATACTTAGATTTTTCGACTCCGATTGGAGAGAAGATAATTAAATGTGTTAAGCATGGTATTAATCTCTTGAGTTATCACACTGTTTTGGATAGAGCTGATTACAGTTTAAACGACTATTTGGCAGAGTTAATTGGTGCGCGCGTAATATCAGGTTTTACAGATTTTGGTAGAGAAGAGTATTATAAATTAGTCGTTTATGTCCCAAGAGGTTATGAAAATAAAATTATTGATGCAATTGATAATGCAGGTGGTAGTAAAATAGGCAATTATTCTAAATGTACATTTTATACAGATGGTGTTGGGACATTTTTGCCTGAAGAGGGGACACACCCTTTTATAGGAAAAATTGGAAGGCTTGAAGAAGCAAATGAATACAGGTTAGAATCGATTGTTAAAAAGAAATATTTAAATAGTGTTATTAATGCTGTACTATCTGTACATCCTTACGAAGAAGTTGCTTATGATGTTTATAAACTTGAGATAGGGGATCAGTTTTCGCTTGGTAGGGTTTGTACTTTTGATAAAAAAGTTGTGTTTTATGATTTTCTTAGCATTTTAGCTGATAAGCTTGGCATAAAGAATATAAAACACAATAATCCTGGAGATGATTTTGCTTTTGAAAAATTTGCTGTAGTTACTGGTAGTGGCGCATCTCTTTGGAAGGATTGCAAAATTCAAAATATAAAAGTGCTATTGACTTCTGATATGAAATATCATGATGCTGTTGATGCCTATGAAAATGGTGTGTATATAATTGATATTGGACATTATGAAAGTGAATCCATATTTATGAATTATTTATCATCACTTATTGCTAAAAAATTTAATGTAAAAACAATAGTTTACAAAAATAAAGTAAAAATAAATCACTGGAGGCAAAATAATGCTTAA
- the glnA gene encoding type I glutamate--ammonia ligase — translation MTAKEVLKLIEDEGIKIVDLRFMDFIGLWQHCSYPAHEFNEDVFEEGLGFDGSSIRGWQSINASDMILIPDPSTAKVDPFSEVPTLIMICNVYDPITKEPYTRDPRHIAIKAINYLKSTGIADTAYFGPEAEFFVFDNIQYAYNSNEAFFSFDSVEGFWNTGADEMPNLGYKIRHKEGYFPVPPHDSLMDIRNEMVMLMEKMGIVVEAHHHEVATGGQCEIDIKYAPLVEQADNLLLYKYIVKNVARRHGKVATFMPKPMYGDNGSGMHSHQSLWKDGQPLFAGDEYAGLSELALYYIGGIIKHARAIAAFTNPTTNSYKRLVPGFEAPVNLAYSSRNRSASIRIPMYSASPKAKRIEVRFPDPSCNPYLAFTAMLMAGLDGIENKIDPGEPMDKNLYDLDPIELSNIPQMPASLDEALNELEKDHEFLLKGDVFTEDVIATWIEYKRENETSAVNSRPHPYEFILYFDN, via the coding sequence ATGACAGCAAAAGAAGTTTTAAAATTAATTGAAGATGAAGGAATTAAAATTGTTGATCTCAGGTTTATGGATTTTATAGGGCTGTGGCAGCATTGCTCATATCCAGCTCATGAATTTAATGAGGATGTTTTTGAAGAAGGGCTTGGGTTTGATGGCTCAAGTATTAGAGGTTGGCAATCAATTAATGCAAGTGATATGATTTTGATACCTGATCCATCTACAGCTAAAGTTGATCCGTTTAGTGAAGTTCCTACATTGATAATGATATGTAATGTTTATGATCCTATAACAAAAGAGCCTTACACAAGAGATCCAAGACACATAGCTATAAAAGCTATAAATTATTTGAAAAGCACTGGTATAGCTGATACAGCTTACTTTGGTCCTGAAGCAGAATTTTTTGTTTTTGACAATATTCAGTATGCTTACAATTCTAATGAGGCTTTTTTCTCTTTTGATTCCGTAGAAGGTTTTTGGAATACTGGTGCAGATGAAATGCCTAATCTTGGTTATAAAATAAGACATAAAGAAGGTTATTTCCCTGTTCCACCACATGATTCTTTAATGGATATAAGAAATGAGATGGTTATGTTAATGGAAAAAATGGGTATTGTTGTTGAAGCTCATCATCATGAGGTTGCAACAGGTGGTCAGTGTGAAATTGATATTAAATACGCTCCACTTGTAGAGCAAGCTGACAATTTATTACTTTATAAATATATCGTCAAAAATGTAGCAAGAAGACATGGTAAAGTTGCAACATTTATGCCAAAACCAATGTATGGTGATAACGGTAGTGGTATGCACAGCCACCAGTCTTTATGGAAAGATGGACAGCCACTTTTTGCTGGTGATGAATATGCAGGTTTAAGTGAGCTCGCATTATATTATATTGGTGGTATTATTAAGCATGCAAGAGCAATAGCTGCATTTACTAATCCAACTACAAACTCTTATAAAAGGTTAGTTCCTGGTTTTGAAGCACCAGTTAATTTAGCTTATTCATCGAGAAATAGAAGTGCTTCCATAAGAATTCCTATGTATTCAGCTTCACCAAAAGCAAAAAGGATAGAGGTGAGATTCCCTGACCCATCATGCAACCCATATCTTGCTTTTACTGCAATGCTCATGGCTGGGCTTGATGGTATTGAAAACAAGATTGATCCAGGTGAGCCAATGGATAAAAACTTGTATGATCTTGATCCAATAGAGCTTTCAAATATTCCTCAGATGCCTGCATCTCTTGATGAGGCATTAAATGAGTTGGAAAAAGATCATGAGTTCTTGTTGAAAGGGGATGTGTTTACTGAGGATGTTATAGCAACTTGGATAGAATATAAGAGAGAAAATGAGACATCTGCTGTAAATAGCAGACCTCACCCATACGAGTTTATACTCTATTTTGATAATTAA